The DNA sequence GGATAATAATAGCTCTCAACCGTTTCGCCTAAATTTTGCAATGCTGCTTTTTTGTACCTGAGTGATTGGATACTGTCAAGGAGTCCTTCATTTTGTGCTGCTCTTTTGTCAAACTGCGAATTTTCCAAAGTGTTTATTTTTTTTCCGACTTTGAGTTCAAGTGCTTTATGCAGCGCTGTAATTTGAAATTTTGTAGATTCTATTGCATACAAAGTGCTGTCGTATGCAGATTGGAGTCTGTCCACATCATCACTTGTAGCAAGATCAGCTTCATAAAAATGTCGCACTCTTTCAAGTTGTGCTTTGACTGCTTTGGAAGCTTCTATCGTCGCACCCAAAGAGGCCTGCAGACTTTTGAGATTATAATAATCCTCTGTTATGGCAAGAAGTGTCAATTTTTTTGTCTCTTTATAACTGAAAGAAGCAGATTTTCTTTCATTCTCTTTTTGTTTTTTTGTATTTGATTTCTTTCCGCCGTCATATATGTCAAACCCGATTTTCGTCCTTGCTCCGTATGTTGTTCCAGGGAAAAAAGGACTCGGTTTATCATCTCTTTTGTAAAAAGCGCTCACATCTACCGTAGGGAAGTAATTGCTTGCGGCACTTTGTACCTCTTTTGCTTTTGCATGTACTGCTATTTTGGAGGCATTGACAAGATTGTTATTCTCTTTTGCAAATTCCATAAGTGTTTTCAGGTCATCTCCAAACAAAAGAGCAGGGACAACAGTGAGTAAAAGTAGTTTTTTCATAATCATTTCTCCATTAAATCAAATAAAATATCTATTTGCGTATCTATTTTTTGTTTTAAATCTTCTATGGCACTTGTGGTGACACTCATAATAAAAGTCCCCTGAGCAAAAGCAAAAATACCCATAACCAACTCTTTTGCTTCACTCTTTAACTCGTTTTTTTCTATGCCCTCTTCTATGATATTTTCCATCCATTTTTCATAATTTTCCATCCATTTTTCATAAAGCGTATAGCATTCTGTTTGAAAAGCCACCATCTCTTCATTTGTACTGCTCAGAGCAATGGCAGTAAACTGCTTGTATATTTCACGCAGTTCCTGATCTTCATCGGCATAAAAAAAGCTAAAGAAACTTTTGACTTTTTCCCGTGTGCTTACATGTAGTGAGAGTTGTTTCTCTTTTCTCTCGTTATGCTCCTGCATCAAAATCTCAACCAGTTCAAAGACTATCTCATCTTTGTTCTTGAAATATTCATACACAGTGCCTTTGCCTATGTTGGCAGCTTTTGCAATCTGAGAAATTGTTATATTGTTAATTCCGTCTTTAAGAATTAACGCTTTTGTTCCAAGAGCAATATCTTTTTTTTTCTGTTCTTTGTCAACTATAATTGCCAACACAACCCTCCGAAAATATTTTTGACCGACTGTCGTTCAATTATTATAGTAGTATTATTGTTAATTTTTTCTTAATGGCAATGGAGGTACCCTGAATATATCAGACTTCGTAGAGTGTAACCCGGTTTTTTCCGTTTTTCTTGGATTTGTACAGTGCTTCATCTGCCACTTTTATCATTTTTTCCAAAGAATCCGCCATCCCGTATGCTATGCCAAAAGAAACTGTATATCTGATTTTCATATTGTTGTATGTAATGATGTTGTTTTCAAAATCTTTTCTTATTTTTTCAAAAAGTTTTTCTGCATCCTCTTTGGAAATATCATCAAGAACAACGCAAAACTCTTCTCCTCCAAACCGTGCAAACAGATCATATCTTCGCAGATTTTTTTCTAAAATCTTTTTAACTTCTATGATAGCCAAGTCACCTGCATCGTGACCATAAGTATCATTAACACTCTTAAAATCGTCAATATCCATCATCACTACAGCCAGTTTGGTATGTTTTCGCAGCGCTTTGGAAAAAATTGCCCTGGCAACTTCAAAAAAATATCTTCTGTTATAAGCACCGGTCATATAATCCACTATAGTCTGCATTTTGAGTTTCTGATTGATAATTTTTGATTTTTGATACAAAAAAATCAAATAAAGGCTCAAAAGCATTAAAAGAAAAATAGGAAAGGTATATAAAAAAGATTTAAACCAAAGAGTGTGTGCCTGCACTCTATAAACAAAGTGCAGATGTACATACGGGAGTCTTTTGACAAAAATATATTGAGAGTCTTTGTATTGCAGAGATTCTAAAGTTTCATTCATATTTTGTATGGAGAGATCCAGAAAATCATCTATCTTGTATATCTTGCTTCGGTTGAAATCCTGTATCAGATTATGGCTTGCCACTATCTGGTTCTTGTTGTTATAAATCACACTTTGATTATTAAAATAATCCAGACGTGAAAGCAGATTGTCAAAATTGTTCAATGTTATATCCACATCAAGTGTCCCCAAAAAATGATTTTTGTAATACAAAGGCTTGCCGACAGTCACCATAAGCCCTTTGCCTATGGCATCCATATACAAAGGTGTCAAAAAGAGTTTTTTTTGAGGATTGGCCTGGGGAGTTGCATCATGATAGAAAGGTTTTTTCTCAACTACAGGGGTAAACTGAAAATCTGCAGAACAAACATAAGGGTAAAGAACCGTAAAATGATTTTTGGAATAGTAATAAATCCAGGCAAAATTTTTATTTTGTTCAGCAACCAGTTGAAAAAACGGAGTGAGTTGCAGTGCCGCCTCCATCTCCTGGAGCAGTCTTTTGTCCGAAAGTGCTTTTTTGCCAAAACCCAATAAGTTTACTTCTTTGTTTTCATCCAGTGCATAGGTGCCGTTTTCATTAACATACTTTACATGTAAAGCCTCATTTGGCTTGAGATTTTCTTTATTTTTAAAAATCTGCTCTGCGGCTACATGTAAATACTCTACCGCATTGATACTCATACGCATTTCATGTTCAATACTCAATGCCATCTCATTTGCATTTCTAAAAATATTTTTCATCTGCATTCTGTTAAACTGCAAAAAAAACAGCATATTTAATAAAACAATAATAAATACAGTAATTATAAGTTTTTTATTATCCATACCTATCCATTTCGTTTGAATAAGTATATCTAATCTCACAAAAATATCAAAGTATCGTATTTTCCTGGAAACTTTTTGAAGAGACAACTTTTTTGTTTTCTATTTTCAAGATTCTGTCACACAGCGGCAGCATCGCTTCATCGTGTGTCACCATGATTACCGCCACATTCTGTTCTATAGCTATCTTTTTGAGCATTTTTACAACATCAACAGAACGCTTGGAATCAAGTGCTGCTGTCGGTTCATCTGCCAATATAATCTGGGGTTTGTTTGCCAGAGCCCGTGCTATGGCTGCTCTTTGGTTCTGTCCGCCTGAGAGTTCTGAAGGCATAGAATAGGCCTTGTCCGCAATTTCAAAGTACTCCAAAAGTTCCATTGCTGTTTTTTTGCTCTCTTCTTCTGAAACACCGTTTACCTGAGGGACCAAAGTAATATTTTCCAAAATATTCAAAAAAGGAATCAGATAATGCGCCTGAAAAATAAAACCGATTTTTTCCCGTCTTATTTTTCGCGTCTCATTAGTCAGCCATTTGTTCTCATATACCTTTTCATCTCCCAGCCAAATGACGCCGCCTGTCGGCTCTTCCACACAGCCTATCATCATAAGCAGTGTTGTTTTTCCGGCACCGCTCGGGGCAACAAGTGCTACAAGCTCTCCTTTGTCTACACTGAAAGATGCACCGTCCAAGACCTCAACAAGAGAATCTCCCTTGCCGAAATTCTTCACCAGATTTTCTACTCT is a window from the Sulfurimonas hydrogeniphila genome containing:
- a CDS encoding TetR/AcrR family transcriptional regulator; its protein translation is MAIIVDKEQKKKDIALGTKALILKDGINNITISQIAKAANIGKGTVYEYFKNKDEIVFELVEILMQEHNERKEKQLSLHVSTREKVKSFFSFFYADEDQELREIYKQFTAIALSSTNEEMVAFQTECYTLYEKWMENYEKWMENIIEEGIEKNELKSEAKELVMGIFAFAQGTFIMSVTTSAIEDLKQKIDTQIDILFDLMEK
- a CDS encoding ABC transporter ATP-binding protein, giving the protein MSKQAIRVENLVKNFGKGDSLVEVLDGASFSVDKGELVALVAPSGAGKTTLLMMIGCVEEPTGGVIWLGDEKVYENKWLTNETRKIRREKIGFIFQAHYLIPFLNILENITLVPQVNGVSEEESKKTAMELLEYFEIADKAYSMPSELSGGQNQRAAIARALANKPQIILADEPTAALDSKRSVDVVKMLKKIAIEQNVAVIMVTHDEAMLPLCDRILKIENKKVVSSKSFQENTIL
- a CDS encoding TolC family protein is translated as MKKLLLLTVVPALLFGDDLKTLMEFAKENNNLVNASKIAVHAKAKEVQSAASNYFPTVDVSAFYKRDDKPSPFFPGTTYGARTKIGFDIYDGGKKSNTKKQKENERKSASFSYKETKKLTLLAITEDYYNLKSLQASLGATIEASKAVKAQLERVRHFYEADLATSDDVDRLQSAYDSTLYAIESTKFQITALHKALELKVGKKINTLENSQFDKRAAQNEGLLDSIQSLRYKKAALQNLGETVESYYYPTLRIEDTYSFYGYQNKPTFGGVPIAYLDKQNELMATVGLRLFDFGTLKEQKEALKLQADALNQQIIYKSKEQQMQQELAQERIHTAKLNIKSSKSALKAAKSALKTITEKYNAGIVDNVVYLDALSAKTEAKARYEKARNDLEIAYGIYYYYNNKNLEEFVK
- a CDS encoding sensor domain-containing diguanylate cyclase → MDNKKLIITVFIIVLLNMLFFLQFNRMQMKNIFRNANEMALSIEHEMRMSINAVEYLHVAAEQIFKNKENLKPNEALHVKYVNENGTYALDENKEVNLLGFGKKALSDKRLLQEMEAALQLTPFFQLVAEQNKNFAWIYYYSKNHFTVLYPYVCSADFQFTPVVEKKPFYHDATPQANPQKKLFLTPLYMDAIGKGLMVTVGKPLYYKNHFLGTLDVDITLNNFDNLLSRLDYFNNQSVIYNNKNQIVASHNLIQDFNRSKIYKIDDFLDLSIQNMNETLESLQYKDSQYIFVKRLPYVHLHFVYRVQAHTLWFKSFLYTFPIFLLMLLSLYLIFLYQKSKIINQKLKMQTIVDYMTGAYNRRYFFEVARAIFSKALRKHTKLAVVMMDIDDFKSVNDTYGHDAGDLAIIEVKKILEKNLRRYDLFARFGGEEFCVVLDDISKEDAEKLFEKIRKDFENNIITYNNMKIRYTVSFGIAYGMADSLEKMIKVADEALYKSKKNGKNRVTLYEV